From Pararge aegeria chromosome 9, ilParAegt1.1, whole genome shotgun sequence, the proteins below share one genomic window:
- the LOC120626168 gene encoding ribonuclease P protein subunit p30, whose protein sequence is MQNKERVWGFCDLSIDKNYDLNSLYLIEKLGFNTIALNTHVEEVSEEPKKKKKKSEPTEKKDFIPLPVDVPEDLKKNCKLNILQRVTIEFSDSSISLKLNKSENIKKYDIIAVMPKTIQAFQYACGTLDVDVITFDPQIRMPFKVSRKLYRQAVERGIFFELMYSVAIRDSMSRKNIISTAHNYHAVGKSKNIIVTSGSATYMHCRGVHDVRNLGFILGLNANQCLEVIRDNAQRLILKTQGRKCGKHYMEVSNLEVCLFVGCRLLK, encoded by the exons ATGCAAAATAAAGAACGTGTTTGGGGGTTTTGTGATCTAAGCATAGATAAAAATTACGATCTCAActcattatatttaattgagAAGCTAGGTTTCAATACTATAGCACTAAACACACATGTTGAAGAAGTAAGCGAAGAAcccaaaaagaaaaagaagaaaagtgaaccgactgagaagaaagATTTTATCCCTTTGCCGGTTGACGTGCCAGaggatttaaaaaagaattgcAAGCTAAATATTTTACAGAGGGTTACCATAGAATTTTCAGACTCAAGTATTTCACTCAAGCTCAATAAGTCTGAAAATATTAAGAAGTATGATATTATTGCTGTAATGCCTAAAACAATACAGGCTTTTCAATATGCCTGTGGGACTCTTGATGTAGATGTAATAACATTTGACCCTCAAATAAGAATGCCATTCAAAGTTAGTCGCAAATTGTACAGACAGGCAGTGGAGCGAGGTATATTTTTCGAACTCATGTATTCAGTTGCCATACGAGATTCAATGTCACGGAAGAACATTATCAGTACTGCGCATAACTATCATGCAGTTGGCAAATCCAAGAACATAATAGTCACCAGTGGCTCAGCAACATACATGCATTGCAGAGGAGTTCATGATGTTAGAAATCTAGGATTTATACTTGGATTAAATGCTAACCAGTGTTTAGAAGTGATCAGAGACAATGCCCAGAGGCTAATTCTAAAAACTCAAGGAAGAAAATGTGGTAAACACTATATGGAAGTTTCCAATTTAGAA gtgtgtttgtttgtgggGTGCAGATTGTTAAAATAA
- the LOC120626514 gene encoding putative malate dehydrogenase 1B, with product MGIRIVIAGESQCNLFAEICLVADYLSQNLPIFCYESIEKPVAEWKPWLFKLNQNYKWHHIESPVVWKELLMTGSAPIYIGGASEFLEYIHSYYQFDVFIAPKRFDHLVDYSDQFQKKIKQEVQTEKKFSNSEYFERIEKTSYTVCISGAGNPLAMFLISGLLETFGKMRFSKIYLYDEVCSQRLMDFIENECNYIESDYSGKIVKYTEKIGVALTNSDLLILLNYVPFRSTYSIGDWLYKNKKLMESMAVKINATASQNMYIILPNLGPACYNATILANSLNKIDKNNIVVVTSDLGLDILPVAAEIAEVPLRNLFCPPVWGFVGINHLADIQTTFHKYNSFDPYDRHTKVRSSTLCIGTLTPEIRTMEYLMFFDERLWKTVADRKVSSSERKLSINKAVAVLNLVKIWLFDRNSNYIVNLGIKCDGSFGLNFKGYFSQPAQLVNGAWKPASHFILPRDPLMKISYLERMAEIVMNLKKTDLPQVAEYTPCICKVKVKINL from the exons ATGGGTATTCGTATTGTAATTGCTGGAGAATCTCAGTGCAATTTGTTCGCAGAGATTTGTTTGGTAGCTGATTACTTATCTCAAAACCTACCCATATTTTGCTACGAAAGTATTGAAAAACCTGTGGCAGAATGGAAG ccgtggctatttaaattaaaccaaaattatAAATGGCACCATATCGAATCACCTGTTGTTTGGAAAGAGCTACTAATGACTGGAAGTGCTCCGATTTACATAGGAGGAGCCAGTGAGTTTCTGGAATATATTCATTCCTACTACcaatttgatgtttttattgCACCAAAAAGATTTGATCATCTAGTAGATTATAGTGACcaatttcaaaagaaaataaaacaggaAGTTCAAACtgaaaagaaatttagtaaTTCTGAGTATTTTGAAAGGATTGAGAAAACTAGTTACACGGTATGCATTTCTGGGGCTGGAAATCCTTTAGCCATGTTTTTAATATCTGGGCTTTTGGAGACATTTGGAAAAATGAGATTTTCTAAAATATACTTGTATGACGAAGTCTGCTCACAACGTTTAATGgattttatagaaaatgaatgtaATTACATAGAGTCCGATTATTCGgggaaaattgtaaaatatacaGAGAAGATTGGAGTTGCCCTAACAAATTCagatcttttaatattattaaactatgtACCATTTCG GTCAACGTATTCCATAGGAGATTGGCTTTACAAGAACAAAAAACTCATGGAAAGCATGGCAGTTAAAATAAATGCTACTGCTTCAcagaatatgtatattattttaccaaACTTAGGACCTGCTTGCTATAATGCGACTATACTCGcgaattcattaaataaaattgataaaaataatatagttgtAGTAACATCGGATTTAGGACTGGATATATTACCAGTTGCCGCTGAGATAGCGGAGGTACCTTTAAGAAATTTGTTTTGTCCGCCAGTTTGGGGCTTCGTTGGTATAAATCATCTGGCTGATATCCAGAcaacatttcataaatataatagttttgaCCCTTATGATAGACACACAAAGGTGAGGAGTTCTACTCTATGTATTGGAACACTTACACCGGAAATACGGACAATGGAATACTTGATGTTTTTTGATGAACGTTTGTGGAAAACTGTTGCTGATAGAAAAGTAAGTAGTT CTGAGAGAAAGTTGTCCATAAATAAAGCTGTGGCAGTcttaaatttagtaaaaatatgGCTTTTTGACCGTAATTCTAATTACATAGTAAATTTAGGCATTAAATGTGATG GATCTTTTGGACTTAATTTTAAGGGATATTTTTCTCAACCGGCTCAGTTGGTTAATGGAGCGTGGAAACCGGCAAGTCATTTTATTCTTCCCAGAGATCCactaatgaaaatatcatatttaGAACGCATGGCAGAAATTGTAATGAACTTGAAAAAAACTGATTTGCCACAAGTAGCAGAATACACTCCTTGCATTTGTAAAGTGAAAGTGAAAATCAACCTTTAG